From Drosophila subpulchrella strain 33 F10 #4 breed RU33 unplaced genomic scaffold, RU_Dsub_v1.1 Primary Assembly Seq354, whole genome shotgun sequence, the proteins below share one genomic window:
- the LOC119559940 gene encoding uncharacterized protein LOC119559940 isoform X2 — translation MPMSLQAASVPAPATVPATLSVSASGTQMLRPQTLAGPEREPIEFNINLVGAPPEVEQLVEQIKSVAEQFLYHWKSFPIVLPQALASSGLNLTARNATNSVSSRKTRPINLRDLFIAPPFDELDAVASDGSGEPRRLTSAQLKTLRETGLQKDKYGKPKKLTLEQLETIRKNGEFDVPSIHFPGQVHKWRLSQLLQKGKLRAQDSFLSDLALAARFVVVTARARIFSHFFSVVQAMHGLLGSFTKLADMFIGVPALLAHNLDYKIKEERCRFLIAELVCRPEFEDCLDGLCSYVRKMLRRATMEKFDFNSCEVSQPVPYLFLTPKGQEIDLRLFCRDIMRKALPILIGILERETRGWFLHFRERLIAELRAKKLNDKEIEEEVNEAVMKEYLQRVYSSIVSNAKLAELGAGVPELLVQQAQSVVIMYKAVDKVEQNIKRTREDHKKCLANDHSVLSRVAPWLRSKLRHAEENRLHKSAWSAHEEALKMCTQHNLHQTAYFLSRDLAFMKEREPVLLKELKNAKTPTRSFQWACRIWSPQSWIIRRNFQGQSDVIPTVISQHATSIVTPRSDPSQPVFLVEKEIIRTTSTRWPFWRLLNMIQRIWCWSWNMMFLLGILVPWCSPLGLRALCCVKPFMPDLELSQINGTLFPRKTSITQTLASRLIELWRHISKSRTHFETEPDTGFIGKGLTRNLNRTWNYFVKGFLGTIVILFAFPLICLAASLLSIGLAVTAPLWIPVFVLLLHIYMILIYDLDAPDNTKNRYCILLEAIVWNLLIQGVLQPVAAVLMATVICPLAAGVVFIVGVVRYSLRLVWDSLTYHLFIKKCGRVPASDSIAVKRIAGPGLALDYYFIIRPEQALAALEAKMELDELQAYQHATERVVLQPQQDFLQFVEACFGPFSAQISKTGPYLSLDREAQDLMSTLHEKLEKRRRELQTALTTQVKSRIKLNTKELKIAIQLAAHILEKYYPSHVIGRLSISEEEFWDNKGLTVNDWPGLAGLIYTDIFSLDFLTPLTEHDTHFKLEPHASLDLMRYTEMVKNANDVIGSKGLDLLGNVYAPRGNVQVHLPFLEVTAFNPRSRITLTFRKPEKRDMSVGLTTPRVRAHRAQHVPKTPQDAQKVWRPWKQKCGEKSVTEKLLIPLPVPHPVHIAIAIYNRDTEQPIPLDSELVWEILKSIEDCQGGDAMAVARYRGAVIESSNDSLASSSSIGSTRDSGSGSVSGSALGNGTETLPCGNREVCTQVKVDAEPAASSSGFHWTLSNWGAAQTARRRTNSNVRVDLASPEDISLDTDSSRAVFNNAYGTTV, via the exons ATGCCCATGTCCCTGCAGGCCGCCTCGGTTCCGGCACCGGCTACTGTGCCGGCCACCTTGTCGGTCAGTGCTTCCGGCACCCAGATGCTGCGCCCCCAGACGCTGGCCGGTCCCGAGCGGGAGCCCATCGAATTCAACATCAACCTGGTAGGGGCTCCGCCCGAGGTGGAACAGCTGGTGGAGCAGATCAAAAGCGTAGCCGAGCAGTTCCTCTACCATTGGAAGAGCTTTCCTATTG TTCTACCCCAGGCTTTGGCCAGCAGTGGTCTAAATCTGACGGCTAGGAACGCTACCAACAGCGTCAGCAGCCGCAAAACTCGTCCCATTAATCTGCGCGACCTCTTTATAGCGCCTCCCTTTGACGAACTGGACGCCGTTGCATCGGACGGGAGTGGAGAGCCCCGCCGGCTGACGAGCGCCCAGCTGAAGACACTGCGGGAAACTGG cttgcAAAAGGATAAATATGGAAAGCCGAAGAAATTAACTTTGGAACAATTGGAAACTATACGTAAAAATGG CGAGTTTGACGTGCCCAGTATTCACTTTCCTGGTCAGGTGCACAAGTGGCGACTGTCCCAACTACTTCAGAAAGGAAAGTTGCGGGCCCAGGACTCCTTTTTGAGCGACCTGGCCCTGGCTGCCCGATTTGTGGTGGTCACGGCCCGAGCAAGGATATTTTCGCACTTTTTCTCCGTAGTGCAGGCAATGCACGGTCTGCTGGGATCCTTCACCAAGCTGGCGGACATGTTTATCGGGGTACCGGCTCTGTTGGCCCACAACCTGGACTACAAGATCAAGGAGGAGCGCTGCCGATTTCTCATAGCCGAGTTGGTTTGTCGG CCCGAGTTCGAAGACTGCCTTGATGGCCTGTGCTCCTATGTCCGGAAGATGTTGCGTCGTGCCACAATGGAAAAATTCGATTTTAACAGCTGCGAGGTCAGCCAGCCCGTGCCGTACCTATTCCTAACGCCAAAGGGGCAGGAGATCGACCTGCGCTTGTTCTGCCGCGACATCATGCGCAAAGCGCTGCCAATTCTGATTGGCATTCTGGAGAGGGAGACGCGAGGCTGGTTTCTGCACTTCCGCGAGCGTCTGATTGCCGAGCTGCGGGCCAAGAAGTTGAACGACAAGGAGATCGAGGAGGAGGTGAACGAGGCTGTTATGAAGGAGTATCTGCAGCGCGTTTATAGCTCTATCGTCTCCAATGCCAAATTGGCGGAGCTGGGCGCTGGAGTGCCTGAACTTCTTGTGCAGCAGGCCCAGTCGGTGGTAATCATGTATAAGGCTGTGGACAAGGTGGAGCAAAATATCAAGCGCACGCGTGAGGACCACAAGAAGTGTCTGGCCAACGACCATTCCGTGCTGTCGCGGGTTGCCCCCTGGTTGCGCTCCAAGCTACGCCACGCCGAGGAGAACCGTCTTCATAAGAGCGCCTGGTCGGCCCACGAGGAGGCGCTGAAAATGTGCACCCAGCACAACCTGCATCAGACGGCCTACTTCCTGTCCCGGGACCTGGCTTTCATGAAGGAACGGGAGCCAGTGCTGCTTAAGGAGCTGAAGAACGCCAAGACTCCCACCCGAAGCTTTCAGTGGGCGTGCCGCATCTGGTCGCCGCAGTCGTGGATCATCCGTCGCAACTTTCAGGGCCAGTCGGACGTAATTCCTACTGTAATCAGCCAGCATGCCACCAGTATTGTTACCCCCCGCTCGGATCCCAGCCAGCCGGTGTTTCTGGTGGAAAAGGAGATTATCCGCACAACAAGCACCCGCTGGCCTTTCTGGCGCCTATTAAACATGATCCAGCGGATTTGGTGCTGGTCGTGGAACATGATGTTCCTTCTGGGTATACTCGTACCCTGGTGCAGTCCTCTGGGATTGCGCGCTCTCTGCTGCGTGAAGCCTTTTATGCCCGATTTGGAGCTATCGCAGATCAACGGCACACTGTTCCCAAGGAAGACAAGTATCACGCAGACGCTGGCCTCACGTCTTATCGAATTGTGGCGTCATATATCAAAATCACGCACTCACTTTGAGACGGAACCGGACACGG GTTTTATTGGCAAGGGATTGACACGAAATCTAAACCGAACTTGGAACTATTTTGTGAAAGGATTCCTGGGCACGATTGTTATATTATTCGCATTTCCACTTATCTGCCTGGCCGCCAGTTTGCTGAGCATTGGTCTGGCTGTGACTGCACCCCTATGGATTCCCGTATTTGTACTACTACTCCACATCTACATGATCCTCATATATGACTTGGACGCGCCTGATAATACGAAAAATCGTTACTGCATTCTACTGGAAGCCATAGTGTGGAATCTTCTGATTCAGGGTGTGCTGCAGCCGGTGGCGGCAGTTCTAATGGCCACGGTTATCTGTCCCCTGGCAGCGGGAGTCGTTTTTATAG TTGGAGTCGTTCGATATTCCCTTCGCCTGGTCTGGGACTCGCTCACCTACCATTTGTTCATAAAGAAGTGTGGACGTGTGCCGGCCTCGGATAGCATCGCTGTAAAACGAATCGCCGGACCCGGACTGGCACTGGACTATTACTTCATCATCCGACCAGAGCAGGCTTTGGCCGCTCTAGAGGCTAAGATGGAACTGGACGAGTTGCAGGCCTACCAGCATGCCACAGAGCGAGTGGTCCTACAGCCGCAGCAGGACTTCCTCCAGTTTGTCGAGGCTTGCTTCGGACCGTTTTCCGCCCAAATCAGTAAAACCGGTCCGTACTTATCGCTGGACCGTGAGGCGCAGGACCTGATGAGTACGCTGCACGAGAAGCTGGAGAAGCGACGAAGGGAACTGCAGACGGCGCTGACCACTCAGGTCAAATCGCGTATCAAGTTGAATACCAAAGAATTAAAG ATCGCTATACAACTGGCCGCCCATATTTTAGAGAAGTATTATCCGTCACATGTCATCGGCAGACTGTCGATTAGCGAAGAAGAATTCTGGGATAATAAG GGTCTCACGGTTAACGACTGGCCTGGACTGGCTGGTCTTATATACACCGACATATTTAGTTTAGATTTTCTAACGCCATTGACTGAACATGATACACATTTTAAACTAGAACCACATGCCTCGCTCGATCTGATGCGTTATACCGAGATGGTGAAGAATGCAAACGATGTGATTGGCTCCAAAGGCCTGGATCTGCTCGGCAACGTGTACGCGCCGCGGGGCAACGTCCAGGTGCATCTGCCCTTCCTAGAGGTCACCGCATTTAACCCACGCTCTCGCATAACGCTCACTTTCCGCAAGCCCGAGAAGAG GGATATGTCAGTGGGACTGACCACACCGAGGGTTCGTGCGCACCGTGCCCAGCATGTGCCGAAGACACCACAAGACGCCCAGAAGGTCTGGCGACCGTGGAAGCAGAAATGCGGGGAGAAGAGCGTGACGGAAAAGCTGCTTATTCCGCTGCCCGTGCCCCATCCCGTTCACATTGCTATTGCCATTTACAATCGTGACACCGAGCAGCCCATCCCCTTAGACTCGGAGCTCGTTTGGGAAATTCTCAAATCGATCGAAGACTGTCAAGGCGGGGATGCCATG GCCGTAGCGCGGTACCGAGGAGCGGTCATTGAATCAAGCAATGACTCGCTGGCCAGCAGTAGCAGCATTGGCAGCACCCGTGACTCCGGGTCAGGATCTGTGTCGGGCTCTGCCTTGGGCAACGGCACAGAAACATTACCCTGCGGAAACCGTGAG GTATGCACGCAggtcaaggtggacgccgaaCCGGCTGCCAGCTCCTCCGGTTTCCATTGGACTCTCAGTAATTGGGGCGCTGCGCAAACTGCCCGACGTCGAACTAATTCGAATGTGCGCGTGGACTTGGCCAGTCCCGAAGATATATCGCTAGATACGGATAGTTCTCGAGCCGTTTTTAATAACGCCTACGGCACAACTGTCTAA